The following DNA comes from Candidatus Ozemobacteraceae bacterium.
CATCGAGGTGTTCCCGGCCGGTGACGCTGATGAACGTGGGATCCGCCTCGAGGAGTTTTTCGTAGAAGAAAATTTCGAGCAGGCTCAACGACTGGTTTTTTTCTATACCTTTAAGAATAGAATCTCGGCGGTCCGCGAACTCGGCGGGAAGAAGTTCGGCGGCGCGCCGTATCTGCTGCCGGAATGCGATGCGCATCGCCTTGCCCAGCAGGCGGGCGAGGCGCGGAATGGCGCGCACCGGAAGCCGCACGAGTCCGCGATACAACAGCTCGACGAGCCAAGCGCGCACGTTCCGGCGGAACGTCTTGAAACGGTCATGCCAGGTATTCGTCAACCAGAGCCTCCAGGCGCCCCTGGTGCGTCAGCATCAGGTCGACGGCTTCGCGGACGGCCCCTTTTCCGCCGTCCGAACCGAGCACGAAATCCGCGTACAGTCTGACCACCGGGTGCGCATCGGCGGGTGCGAAAAACAGGCCGGTGCGGCGTTTCGCCGGCAGGTCGTTGAAGTCGTCGCCGATGAATGCCACCTCTTCCGGCTTCAGGCCGCGGCGCGCGAGAATCTCCTCGATGACGGCGGCCTTGCCGCCCACGCCCTGGTGGAGTTCGTCGAATTTCAACTCGGCGGCGCGGCGGGTAAGCGCTTCGGAACTTCGACCGGTGACGGCCCCGCAGAGAAGGCCGGCCTTGTGCCACAGGGCGAGACCCATCCCGTCCTTCGTCGAGAAGAACTTGAACTCGTCGTGGCCGTTGCCGAGCGCGATCCGGCCGTCGGTCAGGACGCCGTCGCAGTCGAAAAGCAGGAGCTTGATGCGCGCGCAGGCGCGCTGGAAATCAGTCGCGTTCATCATGGCGGGGTGCCCTGTATATACCAGATTGTCGGTTCCCTGTAAATGGATCTTCCTCCGGAAGGGGGGTTGTCCGAGGGCGCCGTCGGTGCTACACTGGAACTCCCATGAACGTGGATAAAAATAGTGAAAATAATATATCAACATTCTCTTCGTGGAGCCGGGCGTCAGCGCTTCGTCGGTGCGGCGTACCGCGTGGCTGATTTCTCGTGACCCCGTTCTTTTCGCACTCGCGGGGAGACTCTTCCCGTAGGCGCCTCACTCGCGGAATTCGATGAAAGGGACTGTATGAAACGAATCCTGTTCTATATCGGCGAGTTGATGATGATCGTGGCGATCGCATTTGTCGTTGCCCAGATGGCGGGGCGGTCTGGAGGGACGGCTTCCAGGCGTGGGGCGCCCGGCGCCGCCGCCGTCGCCGTCGAGGTCGCACCGGTCAGGGTGCTCGATATGGAGGACGAAGGGCGGTTCACCGGCTCCCTCCTTCCCCGGGCGCGGTTCGTGGTTGCCCCGAAGGTGGCGGGCCGACTGAAAAAGCTCGCATGTGACGTGGGCGACTCCGTCTCTCCCGGGCAGGTGATCGCGGAAATCGAAGACGAGGAGTTCGTCCAGGACGTTGCCCAGGCGGAAGCCGATCTCGCGATCGCCCGGGCGAACCTGACGGAAAGCGTGGCGATGCTGGATATCGGCCGACGCGAGTTCGAGCGTGTGAAGGCCATGCGTCAGCAGAAGGTCACTTCCGAGGCGGAGGTCGATGCCGCCCAGGCCCAATACAAAAGCCGGGAGGCGAAAACCGAAGTCAATAAGGCGCAGGTGCTCCAGAAGGAAGCCGCTCTGAAAACGAGCCGGATCAGGCTCTCATACACGAAAATTCAGGCCATCTGGGACGAAAAGACCTCCACGCGCCTCGTCGGCGAGCGGTTTCAGGACGTCGGAGCGATGTTGTCCGCAAATACGCCGATCCTTTCGTTGCTCGACATCGAGAAGGTGATTGCCGTCGTCGATGTTGTCGAGCGCGACTATTTCAGGATCCGCCCCGGCCAGGAGGCGGTCGTCACCACGGGCTCCCTCCCTGGCCGTCAGTTCAAGGGAACGATCGTCCGCATGGCTCCCGCCCTCGATGCCGAAACGCGACAGGCGCGGGTTGAGATCGAAATTCCGAACCAGGATCTCCTCCTCAAGCCCGGAATGTTCGTGACGACCGGCATCCGGTTCGCGCGCCACCCGAACGTGACGGCCGTTCCGTCTTCAGCCCTTGTGTCCCGGGACGGGCGCAAAGGCGTGTTCCGGATCGATCCGGAAGCGCAGAAGGCTTATCTGATCGACGTCGAGCCCGGTATCGTCCAGGGGGATTTCGTGGAGATTGCTTCCCCGTCCCTCGACGGAACCGTCGTCACCATGGGGCAACACCTTCTCGAAGACGGCTCCCCCGTTCTCGTGGCCGGCGGTCAGACTGAACTGCCCGTCGCCGAAGCCGGGAAAAAAGGCCGGAAAAAGCCATGAGCGTCTGGAAAACGTCCGTCCGTCGTCCGATCGGGACGACCATGATGACGCTGATGGTCGCCGTGTTTGGCTTCGTTTCGCTGTATCACCTTCCCATCGACCTCATGCCGGACATGACGTACCCGACCATTTCCCTGGCCACCACCTATCCGAACGCCAGCCCCGTGGAAGTGGAAACCCTGATCACCCGACCGATCGAACAGGCCCTCAGCGCGGTTCCGGGGGTCGACGAGCTTTCCTCCGAATCCACCGAGGGACGGAGCAGAGTTCGCGTCTCCTTCAACTGGGGCACCGATCTCGACGCGGCGGCCAACGATATCCGAGACCGGCTCGATCGCATCATCTCTCGCCTTCCCGACGGGGTGGAACGTCCGACCCTACGGAAGTTCGACATGTCGGCGGTGCCTATCCTGATGCTGGGGGCCTCCGCGCAACTCGACCCCGTTCAGCTCCTGAAGCTGATCGAGGACCAGGTGAAATACCGGATCGAGCGCATCCCCGGCGTCGCTTCGATCGACATCCAGGGCGGCCGCAAGCGGGAAATTCACGTCAATCTGCTTCCCGAGAGACTCAAGGCGCTGAACATCCGGGTCGACCAGGTCGTATCCCGCCTGAAACAGGAGAACATCAACCTCCCGGCCGGCATCATCGAGGCCGGCAACTACGAGCTTACCGTCCGGACCCCCGGCGAGTTCTCCAAGATCGACCAGATCCGGGATATCGTCATTCTCGAGACGGGCAGCTCCCGCGTGCGGCTCGGCGAAGTGGCGCGTATCGAGGACCGGTGGGAAAAGGCCCGCCAGATCATCCGCATCAATGGGCGGCCCGGGGTGCGCATTTCCGTGAACAAACAGTCCGGAAAGAACACCGTCGAGATCGCTGACGCCGTCCAGGCCGAGATCCAGAAGATCAACCAGGATATCCCCCAACTCCGGCTGACGACCATTATGGATAGCTCAAAATATATAAAAAGATCGATAAATAACGTCAGCTCGTCGGCGGTCCAGGGCGGATTTCTTGCGATCTTCATCCTGCTGGTCTTCCTCGGAGACATCTGGACGACCCTCGTCATCGGGACGTCCATTCCTCTCTCCATCATCGCGACATTCGCCCTGATGTATTACAACGGCTTCACGCTGAACATCATGTCGCTCGGCGGCGTGGCGCTGGGGATCGGCATGCTGGTCGACAACTCGATCGTCGTTCTCGAGAACATTTTCAGGCTCCGGGAAAACGGCATCGAGCCGAACGAAGCCGCCATCCGTGGAACGGGCGAGGTGGCGGCGCCGATATTCGCCAGCACGATGACCACGGTGGTCATCTTCCTGCCGCTGCTGTTCGTCGAGGGAATGACCGGCGTCATGTTCAAGCAGCTCTCCTGGGTCGTCAGTTTTTCCCTCATGTGCTCGATTCTCGTGGCCATTACTCTCGTACCGATGCTCTCCGCGAGGTTCATCCGCATCTCGGGAAAAGGCGAGGGCGGTTCAGTGTCTCTTCTCACGCGGCTTTCGCGACGATTCATCGGCTTTTTCGAACGACGGTATCTCGAGGTTCTCCGGCTGGTGCTTGCCTGGCCGAAAGCGGCAGGGACGGGCGTCATCGTCATGCTCGGCCTTTGTCTCGGTCTCGCCAAGGGGATTCCCACGGAGTTCATGCCGACCGCCGACGAAGGAGAAGTGCGGGTGACGGCCGAAATGGAGGTTGGGACGCGGCTCTCGCTGGTCGAAGAGAGGATGGCCCAGATCGAATCCCGCATCCGGAAAGCCGTTCCGGAACTCGTGGATATCGTGTACAGCGTCGGTCAGGGAGCCGGAGGGGGGGGCGGTGGCGGCCACGGGGCGGTCAACACCGGTGAGATGCGAATCCCGCTCGTCGGCAAAGATAAAAGGACGCGTTCGAGCGCGCGGATCGCCGTCGATCTGAGGAGCGTGCTGGCGGATATTCCGGGCGTCAGGATCAGGACCCGGGAAGGAACGGGCATGTTCCTCATGCGAATGGGGGCGGGCAGTGCCGACAAGGTGCAGGTGCAGATCCGGGGGAACGACCTGGATACGGCCGATCGCCTTGCCAAGCGGGTCGAGAGACTTCTCGCCGGAATCGACGGGATATCGGACATCCGGCTGAGCCGCGAATCGGGTGCGCCCGAGCGACTGATCTCGATCGACCGGCAGCGGGCGGCCGATCAGAAGCTGACCGTGTCGAAGATCGCCGAATATCTCGAAACGGTTCTCTCCGGCACAGGGGCCGGGAATTTCCGAGACAACGGTGACGAATACCGGATTCTCGTGAAGGGCGAAGAGCCGGAACGGATGAGTCTCGAGGACATACTCGATCTCACCGTTCTCAACTCGGCGGGCCGGCGGGTCGCCCTGCGGAACGTGGCATCGATCGTCGAACGCCAGGGGCCGATCCTGGTCGAACGCGTCGATCAGGAGCGGGTCGTCAACCTGACCGCCGACCCCGGCGTCAGACCCCTCGGCACCGTCCTGGCCGAAGTCGGTGAGATCCTGCGGAGCGTTCCCCTGCCGAACGGTTTCAGCCTGAATCTCGGCGGAGATTACGAAGAGCAGCAGCGCGCCTTCCGGGAACTGCTGCTGAGTTTCGTCCTGGCGGTGTTCCTGGTCTACATGGTCATGGCCGTGCAGTATGAATCCCTGCTCGATCCGTTGATCGTCATGGCCACCGTGCCGCTTTCCTCCATCGGCGTCATCCTGGCTCTGCTCGTGACGGGAACGAGTTTCAACGTCCAGTCCTTCATCGGGTGCATCATGCTCGGCGGGATCGTCGTCAACAACTCGATCCTGCTGGTCGATCACACCAACATGCTCCATCGCGAGCGCGGAATGGATCTTGACTCCGCGCTGATCGAGGCGGGGCGCGACAGGTTTCGGCCGGTTCTGATGACGGCCCTGACCACGATCCTCGGCCTCGGGCCCCTGGCCCTCGGATGGGGCGAAGGAGGCGAGGTTCAGGCGCCCATGGCCCGGGTCGTCATCGGCGGATTGCTGTGCGCCACCATCATCTCTCTGACGATCATTCCCGTCGTCTATTCGTTGTTCTATACATCAAAAACTACAGAAGGACGTTGCGATGCCTGAGACGAAACCGGTTTCCGTGATTGCCCTCGCCATCCTCGGCCTCTTCACCGCCCTTTCCGCCGCGGGAGCCGACCTCGCCGCATCCGATACCGCGGGATTTTCCGGAATGTCCGCTTCCGAAACGGAGCATGTCGCGACGGAATCTCCCAACTCAGCAGCGGCAAACGATTCCGACGTGTCCATCCCGCAGATCCTGATCGCATCGGAAACGCTTGCCTTTGCCTCAAAAACGGCATCCCTGTTCGCCTCAGGCATGCCTTCTCCCGGAAAGCAACTCCGGCTGAGCCTCGGTGAAGCCGTGTTTTCCGCCCTTCAGCGGAACCGGGGACTCGCCGTCCAGCGTCTCGAGGTCGATATGACCGGAACCGCCATCGATGAGGAACGGGCGGCGTTCGATCCCGTCCTCTCGGCGTCGCTGTCGAATTCCGACCGCCTCGGGAAACAGATCATGCAAACGGGCGCTCTGGGCGACAACGTGAGCAACCGGACGGACGGAACGGTGGACTGGAGCAGCCGTTCGACGTCCGGAACGAAGACGTCTCTGTCTCTGACCAACACCCGGACGCGGTCGGCGCGGGCGCCCAACCTTTTCGGAACGCGACTGGGGCTCGATATCACGCACCCTCTCCGTCGCGGCGCGGGAAAAACCGTGAACACCATCGCGGTCGACCAGGCGAAGCTCGACTTCCAGGCCTCGCGGCACGAACTCGAGGGGTTCGTTCTGGCCCTCGTCGCGGAGGTGGAGGCGAAATACTGGTCCCTGTTCCTAGCGGCCAGGGAGTTGGACATCATGCTCGAATCTCACCGGCTCGCCGTCATGCAGCTCGAAGAGACGCACAAGAAAATCGCCCTCGGGAGCATTCCCGAGTCGGAGCTGGCTGCCGCCGAAGCCGAGGTGGCGCTTCGCGAGGAAGGGATCATCGATGCCCAGAGCAGCCTGGAGGCGGCACGAATCGCCCTCCTTCGCATCACCAACCCCGGAACGGGATCGTTCTGGGATTTCGACCTCGAGCTGACGGACGTCCCGGATGTGAAAGACCCGCTGATCGGGAATGTCCGCGAGCACGTCGAGATGGCGCTCGAAAAGCGGCCCGAGCTTCTGCAGGGGGGCGTTCTGCTCGAAAAGGGCGAACTCGATTGCGTCCAGACGAGGAACGGCCTCCTGCCGCGCCTCGATTTCTTCGTGACCCTGGGAAAATCAGGATATGCCTCGACCTTCGAAAAAAGCGCCTCGGAACTGGGGATGAAGGCATACGATCTCGCCGCCGGCCTCGAATTCGAAATCAGCCCCGGCCGCCGGGCCGCCCGGATGAAGGACGAGCGGGCGCGCCTCTCGGTCGAGCGGCAGAAGGAAGCTCTGCGTAACCTGTGCCAGTTGGTGCAGGAAGAAGTGCTGAAGGCGTATCTCGAGGTTCAGCGTTCGCATCAGCAGATGAAGGCGACGGCAAAGACCGTCGAGAAGCAGAAGGAGAAGCTTCGCGTCGAGCAGATCAAGTTCAGCCTGGGGAAGACCACGGCGTTCCAGGTTGCACAGGCCCAGCGCGACGTTGCCGACAGCCAGACGGCGCAGATGCGGGCCCGTATCGGGTACATGAACGCCCTCAACGACCTGTGGCGTTGCGACGGAACCCTCTGCGAGCGGCTCGGCATCACCGTCGAGACGGGCGCCTCTCCGCGCAGAACGACCGACTGACCGGCGAGGGACCGCTTCCGGAAAAGAGCTTTTGGAACGGCGACGCGGACGGTTTGCGATGCCCCCGCGATGCGGTCGCTTCCGGATTTTGCCTGTTGTGATGTGGCTGGCCGCGAGGGATTCTGGTATACTCGACGGCCTATGAAGGCGATTATCGGGGCGTTTTTTCTGGCCTGGATGCTGGGCATGATTCTCATGCCGATGGTCCGGCGGATGGCGATCAGGCTCGGCTTGGTCGACCGCCCCGGTACGCGCAAAATCCATCGCATGCCGGTTCCCCGCATCGGCGGCCTCGCGATCTTCGCCGCCGCCATCATGGGGGCGCTGCCCTTCCTGGCCGACGAGATCAAAACCACCGGCGTCATGTTCGCCGGCACGTTCATCTTTCTCGTCGGCCTGATCGACGATCTTATCGACCTGCCCGCGAAAGTGAAGCTCGCGGGGCAAATGGTAGCATGTGCTATATTAATTGCCTTCCACGTGAAAATCGATTTCATGACGGATTTCATCGCCGGCAAAGGGCTCGTCGCGCTCGGCCTTCTCACGATTCCCCTGACGTTTCTCTGGGTGATCGGCCTCACGAACACGGTCAACCTCGTCGACGGCGTCGACGGCCTCGCCGGCGGCATCGTGTTCATCGCCCTCGCCACCCTGATGGGCGTCCGCCTGCTGACGCACCACACGCAGGACGCGCTGATGATCACGAACGTGCTTGTGCTGACCGCCGCGATCATGGGCGCCCTGCTCGCGTTTCTCAAATACAACGTGCATCCGGCCACGATCTTCATGGGCGACTCGGGCGCATATTTCCTCGGCTTCATGACCTCGGCGCTCTCGGTCGCCGGGGCCGCGAAAGGCACGATCCTGCTGCCGCTCGTCATTCCGCTGGTGGCGTTCGGCCTGCCGGTGCTCGACGTCGTGTTCGCGATCCTGCGGCGGTTCTTCCGGCGCGCGCCGATCTTTCAGGCCGACAAGGAGCACTTGCATCACCACCTGCTCCGGCTCGGCTTTTCCCAGGCCGACACGACGCGATTCATGTGGATGGTGTCGAGCTGTTTCGGGCTGTTGGCCCTTCTCATGGCTGACCTGCGCCACCGCGGCCTCGACGTCGTGATCATGGCCGTCCTCGTGTTGATGATCGCGGCCTGCGTGGTATTCTTCGTCAATCGAACCAATGATAAAACACACCGTCACCTTCCGTAACGTCCTTCTGCAGGATGCGGCCGTCGGCCATCTGCGCCGCTCCCTCGCCCGGAACCGCATCTCCCAGACGTATCTTTTCGCAGGCGGTCCGTCGGTGGGAAAAGGCCGCACGGCGCTGGCGTTTTCAGCGGCGCTTCAGTGCCTCGAAAGCGCCGGGCCGGCCGAAGACGGGCTTCCGGATTCGTGCGGCGGCTGTCTCTCCTGCAGGCGCATCGCCGCGGGGTCGCACCCGGACGTTACGACGGTCACCCTCCAGGGAAACGACATCCGGGTAGACCAGGTGCGCCGGCTCCAGGAGCTCGCCGTCCTCCAGCCGAACATGGGCAAATGGCGGATCTTCATCATCGATCCTGCCGACCGCCTCAACGAATACTCGGCCAACAGCCTGCTGAAGATTCTCGAAGAGGCGCCGCAGCGTGTCGTGTTCATCCTGCTTGCCGAGAACCTCGAACGGATCCTGCCGACGGTCAGGAGCCGGTCCGAACTGGTCGCCTTCCGCACCCCGTCTCACGACGAGGCCCGCGAGGCGCTCGCGGCGATGACCGGTCTCGAGGCCGGGATGGTCATGCGGGGATACGCCCTCGCCGACGGAGCGTTCGGGACGGCAGGCCGCCTGCTCGCGGAGGGACTGCCGCCTCGCGAGGAGTTCGCGGGGCTCCGAACGGCGCATACGCGGTTCATTGCGGAGATCGTCGCTGTCGGAGCATCTCTGCACGCCCGTCTCGAATCGGCGCCCTCCCTCGAGGCGGCTCTTCAGATCCTCGAAGCTGCCCACGCGACGGCTTCGGCGGCCCTGCTGACGGCGCGGCGCGAGCTGGTCCGGGGCCTGGTCGTCAGCGTGAGCCTGCCAGCTGCGTTCCCGATTCTCTTCACGCGCCTGTTCATCGAGGCCGTCGACGGCGTCAAAAAAGAACTCAAAAAGGCGGTCGAAGGCCTGATCGGCAAGCACAAGCAGGCATACGCGCCGGGCCTGCTGAAGGAGATCGACGAACAGTGCGGCGCGGCGATCGGCGCCTGGGCTTCCCGGCAGCCTGCGGCGTTTCTCGAAGGGTTGATGCGCTGGCACGAGGATCTATACCACTGGGGGTTCACGGAAGACGAGAAGTGTCTCTTGAACCTTGACCGGAAAGACGATATCATGGCTGTCACCGCGGCCCGGGGGCCGGCATGTATCCGGGCGCGCCTGCAACTTTTACATCACAGCCTCGAACTGCTCAGGCGGTTCGTCCAGCCCGTCCTGGTGCTGGAAAACGTTTTGACTGACATCGGAGGACCGATCGCGTGAGCCGGTATGTTTCTCTGCGTTTCCGCAAGCTGCCCGTGGTGCACTGGCACCTCGAGCCGCAGCTCGACCTGTCCCCCGGCCAGAAGGTTGTCGCGAAGACCCTCCACGGTCAGGAAGTCGGCACGGTTCTCGCGGTGCTGGCCGAAAACACCGAGCCGAAAACTCCCACGGAACCGTTCGTGAAGGACATCGTGCGGGTCGTCGACGAGAATGATCGCGTGACGATGAGCGAAATCTGCAAAAAGGAACGCGAGGCGTTCCTGCGCTCGCGGGAGCTGGTCGCCCAGCACAAGCTCGAGATGAAGATGCTCAAGGCCGAGTATTTCTTCGACCAGACGCGGCTGATCCTGTATTACAAGTCGGACATCAAGGTCGATTTCCGCGATCTGCTCAAGAGCCTCGCCACGTCTTTCCGCACGCGCATCGAATTGCGGCAGATCGGCGTTCGCGACGAGACCAAGCTGCTCGGCGGCCTCGGCTGCTGCGGCAAGGAAGTCTGTTGCGCCCAGTTCATGACCCAGTTCACCCAAGTCTCGACGAAAATGGCCAAAGATCAGAACCTGAGCCTGAATCCGGTCAAATTGTCCGGTATCTGCGGCCGGCTGCTCTGTTGCCTCGGCCACGAATACGAGTATTACGCCTCCTTCCACGGGAAGTTCCCGAAACTGGGGGCCGAGATCGTCGTCGGGCCCGAGAAGGGACGCGTCATGGATCTGAACTACATCACGCGCACGCTTCTGATCGGATTCTGGGACCGACGAAAAGTGACGGTGTCGCTCGACATCGTGAAGGGTCGCAAAGATGCGGCGACGGGGCGCAACATGTGGTGGGTTCAGGAGGAAGGCCAGTCCGAGCCCGACCTGGGCATCCTGTTCCAGCAGATCGTCCCGCCCGTGAAAAATCGCGGCCGGGACAAACCTCGCGACGGCGAGGGGGCAAAATCGCCGTCGGCCCGCGGGCAGGCTCCGGCCCCTCTGGCGGCTGAAGGCGGGGCTCCCGC
Coding sequences within:
- a CDS encoding efflux RND transporter permease subunit produces the protein MSVWKTSVRRPIGTTMMTLMVAVFGFVSLYHLPIDLMPDMTYPTISLATTYPNASPVEVETLITRPIEQALSAVPGVDELSSESTEGRSRVRVSFNWGTDLDAAANDIRDRLDRIISRLPDGVERPTLRKFDMSAVPILMLGASAQLDPVQLLKLIEDQVKYRIERIPGVASIDIQGGRKREIHVNLLPERLKALNIRVDQVVSRLKQENINLPAGIIEAGNYELTVRTPGEFSKIDQIRDIVILETGSSRVRLGEVARIEDRWEKARQIIRINGRPGVRISVNKQSGKNTVEIADAVQAEIQKINQDIPQLRLTTIMDSSKYIKRSINNVSSSAVQGGFLAIFILLVFLGDIWTTLVIGTSIPLSIIATFALMYYNGFTLNIMSLGGVALGIGMLVDNSIVVLENIFRLRENGIEPNEAAIRGTGEVAAPIFASTMTTVVIFLPLLFVEGMTGVMFKQLSWVVSFSLMCSILVAITLVPMLSARFIRISGKGEGGSVSLLTRLSRRFIGFFERRYLEVLRLVLAWPKAAGTGVIVMLGLCLGLAKGIPTEFMPTADEGEVRVTAEMEVGTRLSLVEERMAQIESRIRKAVPELVDIVYSVGQGAGGGGGGGHGAVNTGEMRIPLVGKDKRTRSSARIAVDLRSVLADIPGVRIRTREGTGMFLMRMGAGSADKVQVQIRGNDLDTADRLAKRVERLLAGIDGISDIRLSRESGAPERLISIDRQRAADQKLTVSKIAEYLETVLSGTGAGNFRDNGDEYRILVKGEEPERMSLEDILDLTVLNSAGRRVALRNVASIVERQGPILVERVDQERVVNLTADPGVRPLGTVLAEVGEILRSVPLPNGFSLNLGGDYEEQQRAFRELLLSFVLAVFLVYMVMAVQYESLLDPLIVMATVPLSSIGVILALLVTGTSFNVQSFIGCIMLGGIVVNNSILLVDHTNMLHRERGMDLDSALIEAGRDRFRPVLMTALTTILGLGPLALGWGEGGEVQAPMARVVIGGLLCATIISLTIIPVVYSLFYTSKTTEGRCDA
- a CDS encoding efflux RND transporter periplasmic adaptor subunit; translated protein: MKRILFYIGELMMIVAIAFVVAQMAGRSGGTASRRGAPGAAAVAVEVAPVRVLDMEDEGRFTGSLLPRARFVVAPKVAGRLKKLACDVGDSVSPGQVIAEIEDEEFVQDVAQAEADLAIARANLTESVAMLDIGRREFERVKAMRQQKVTSEAEVDAAQAQYKSREAKTEVNKAQVLQKEAALKTSRIRLSYTKIQAIWDEKTSTRLVGERFQDVGAMLSANTPILSLLDIEKVIAVVDVVERDYFRIRPGQEAVVTTGSLPGRQFKGTIVRMAPALDAETRQARVEIEIPNQDLLLKPGMFVTTGIRFARHPNVTAVPSSALVSRDGRKGVFRIDPEAQKAYLIDVEPGIVQGDFVEIASPSLDGTVVTMGQHLLEDGSPVLVAGGQTELPVAEAGKKGRKKP
- a CDS encoding DNA polymerase III subunit — encoded protein: MIKHTVTFRNVLLQDAAVGHLRRSLARNRISQTYLFAGGPSVGKGRTALAFSAALQCLESAGPAEDGLPDSCGGCLSCRRIAAGSHPDVTTVTLQGNDIRVDQVRRLQELAVLQPNMGKWRIFIIDPADRLNEYSANSLLKILEEAPQRVVFILLAENLERILPTVRSRSELVAFRTPSHDEAREALAAMTGLEAGMVMRGYALADGAFGTAGRLLAEGLPPREEFAGLRTAHTRFIAEIVAVGASLHARLESAPSLEAALQILEAAHATASAALLTARRELVRGLVVSVSLPAAFPILFTRLFIEAVDGVKKELKKAVEGLIGKHKQAYAPGLLKEIDEQCGAAIGAWASRQPAAFLEGLMRWHEDLYHWGFTEDEKCLLNLDRKDDIMAVTAARGPACIRARLQLLHHSLELLRRFVQPVLVLENVLTDIGGPIA
- a CDS encoding HAD hydrolase-like protein is translated as MMNATDFQRACARIKLLLFDCDGVLTDGRIALGNGHDEFKFFSTKDGMGLALWHKAGLLCGAVTGRSSEALTRRAAELKFDELHQGVGGKAAVIEEILARRGLKPEEVAFIGDDFNDLPAKRRTGLFFAPADAHPVVRLYADFVLGSDGGKGAVREAVDLMLTHQGRLEALVDEYLA
- a CDS encoding TolC family protein, which codes for MPETKPVSVIALAILGLFTALSAAGADLAASDTAGFSGMSASETEHVATESPNSAAANDSDVSIPQILIASETLAFASKTASLFASGMPSPGKQLRLSLGEAVFSALQRNRGLAVQRLEVDMTGTAIDEERAAFDPVLSASLSNSDRLGKQIMQTGALGDNVSNRTDGTVDWSSRSTSGTKTSLSLTNTRTRSARAPNLFGTRLGLDITHPLRRGAGKTVNTIAVDQAKLDFQASRHELEGFVLALVAEVEAKYWSLFLAARELDIMLESHRLAVMQLEETHKKIALGSIPESELAAAEAEVALREEGIIDAQSSLEAARIALLRITNPGTGSFWDFDLELTDVPDVKDPLIGNVREHVEMALEKRPELLQGGVLLEKGELDCVQTRNGLLPRLDFFVTLGKSGYASTFEKSASELGMKAYDLAAGLEFEISPGRRAARMKDERARLSVERQKEALRNLCQLVQEEVLKAYLEVQRSHQQMKATAKTVEKQKEKLRVEQIKFSLGKTTAFQVAQAQRDVADSQTAQMRARIGYMNALNDLWRCDGTLCERLGITVETGASPRRTTD
- the ricT gene encoding regulatory iron-sulfur-containing complex subunit RicT, coding for MSRYVSLRFRKLPVVHWHLEPQLDLSPGQKVVAKTLHGQEVGTVLAVLAENTEPKTPTEPFVKDIVRVVDENDRVTMSEICKKEREAFLRSRELVAQHKLEMKMLKAEYFFDQTRLILYYKSDIKVDFRDLLKSLATSFRTRIELRQIGVRDETKLLGGLGCCGKEVCCAQFMTQFTQVSTKMAKDQNLSLNPVKLSGICGRLLCCLGHEYEYYASFHGKFPKLGAEIVVGPEKGRVMDLNYITRTLLIGFWDRRKVTVSLDIVKGRKDAATGRNMWWVQEEGQSEPDLGILFQQIVPPVKNRGRDKPRDGEGAKSPSARGQAPAPLAAEGGAPAELADDSVPADSVEELAKIDGAAPSRPPDGRLAGENRNRDGGGQGRRSGSDRDRPRRDQGQQRNDRDRRPGQQGHETRPPRQGQNQGQGPGQRGDRSFRKPADQPASDAGDKDKTSN
- a CDS encoding MraY family glycosyltransferase; the protein is MKAIIGAFFLAWMLGMILMPMVRRMAIRLGLVDRPGTRKIHRMPVPRIGGLAIFAAAIMGALPFLADEIKTTGVMFAGTFIFLVGLIDDLIDLPAKVKLAGQMVACAILIAFHVKIDFMTDFIAGKGLVALGLLTIPLTFLWVIGLTNTVNLVDGVDGLAGGIVFIALATLMGVRLLTHHTQDALMITNVLVLTAAIMGALLAFLKYNVHPATIFMGDSGAYFLGFMTSALSVAGAAKGTILLPLVIPLVAFGLPVLDVVFAILRRFFRRAPIFQADKEHLHHHLLRLGFSQADTTRFMWMVSSCFGLLALLMADLRHRGLDVVIMAVLVLMIAACVVFFVNRTNDKTHRHLP